The following are from one region of the Camarhynchus parvulus chromosome 3, STF_HiC, whole genome shotgun sequence genome:
- the LOC115902447 gene encoding D-beta-hydroxybutyrate dehydrogenase, mitochondrial-like, whose translation MWAAAPLLLPLLLLLLLPLARLCRRGAARLEPAGRAVLITGCDSGFGHLLALRLHRLGFTVFAGCLCPGGDGARRLQREAGGAGRLRVLRLDVTRARDVRAAKELVLSHLPERGFWGLVNNAGISTFGETGWLPMETYEKFADVNLLGSIRTTLAFLPLLRKYKGRIVFMSSIIAYFTLGNGIYSMTKAAIEKFCDALRLEMKKFGVQVCIIQPGNYARSTKIQPPLSAEEIWSELSEEEKAVYSKEYVQERADFFNSILSEGSTNGNEVVDAMVDALTSPAPKARYMVAKLKEKALVLVCALFPTAVMDSVLSYALSKVKLA comes from the exons ATGTGGGCAGCggcccctctcctgctcccgctcctgctgctgctcctgctgcctctggcgCGGCTGTgccggcgcggggcggcgcggcTGGAGCCGGCCGGGCGGGCCGTGCTCATCACGGGCTGTGACAGCGGCTTCGGGCACCTGCTGGCGCTGCGCCTGCACCGCCTGGGCTTCACCGTGTTCGCGGGCTGCCTGTGCCCCGGCGGGGACGGGGCGCGGCGGCTGCAGCGGGAggcgggcggcgcgggccgGCTGCGCGTCCTGCGGCTCGATGTGACCCGCGCCCGCGACGTGCGCGCCGCCAAGGAGCTGGTGCTCAGCCACCTGCCCGAGCGAG GTTTCTGGGGCCTTGTCAACAATGCAGGAATATCAACATTTGGTGAGACAGGCTGGCTGCCTATGGAGACATATGAAAAATTTGCAGATGTGAATCTCCTTGGGAGCATCAGGACAACCCTGgcatttcttccccttttaaGGAAATACAAGG GACGTATTGTTTTCATGTCCAGCATCATTGCCTACTTTACTCTGGGAAATGGCATTTATTCTATGACCAAGGCAGCTATTGAAAAATTTTGTGATGCTTTAAGACTGGAAATGAAGAAGTTTGGTGTCCAG GTCTGTATTATCCAGCCAGGAAATTATGCACGCTCTACAAAAATTCAGCCACCGCTCAGTGCCGAAGAGATCTGGAGTGAACTGAGTGAAGAGGAAAAGGCTGTTTACAGCAAGGAGTACGTTCAAGAGCGGGCAGACTTTTTCAACAGCATCCTCAGTGAGGGAAGCACTAATGGCAATGAGGTGGTAGATGCCATGGTGGATGCTCTAACATCTCCTGCACCCAAGGCACGGTACATGGTGGCAAAGCTGAAGGAGAAGGCCCTGGTGTTGGTGTGTGCTTTGTTCCCAACTGCCGTGATGGATTCTGTTCTGTCTTATGCTCTGAGCAAGGTAAAACTTGCATAG